The DNA segment TCAAGAAACTTAGCTAGTATTATTGATGAAAACAAAATTGATCTAATTCATATTCACTGGACAAAAGATATTCCAATTGTGGTATTTGCAAAACTTCTATCAAAAAGAAAACCAAAAATTGTTCAAACTAGACATATGACAATGACAAGATTTAAGAATGATTTTTACCATAAGTTTTTGTATAAAAATATAGATATGATAATTTGCGTTACAAAGGCTTTAGGAAATCAGATAAATAAGTTTATTCCAGAAAATATTAGACCTGAAGTAAAAGTACTATATTTAGGTGCTAAGAATGTAAAAGAATTTGCAGAAGATGAATTAAAGGTTTATAAAGAGAAATTAAATACAGAAAATTCTTTTATAGTAGGTTTTGTAGGTAGAATAAATGAAGCAAAAGGGCAATATCTTTTGATTGAAGCTTTAAAAAGATTAAAAATAAAAAACTTAGATATAAAAGTTTATTTTGTTGGACATGCAATGAATGAAGAATATTTAAACTTTTTAAAGCAAAAAGTAAAAAGTTATAATCTTGAGAAAGAAGTTAATTTTTTAGGTTTTGTAAATGAACCTAGTAAATTTATGCAAATTTGTGATGTTATTGTTGCTGCTTCAAAAAATGAAACTTTTGGTTTAGTTGTAATTGAGGCCATGAAGAATCAAACGGCTGTTATTGCTTCAAAAAGTGGTGGTTTTTTAGAAATAATTGATGATGGTTTAAATGGTTTGTTATTTGGAAATGAGAATGTGGAAGATCTTTGTATGAAAATAGAAAAACTTTACCATGATAAAAAATTAAAAGATACTTTAGTTTTAGAAGCAAAGAGAAAAGTTGATTTAGAGTTTGATAGCCAAAAACAGTTTAAAAAATTAATTGAAGTTATAAAAGAAGTTTAAATAAAGAGTTATAAAGTAGCAAAAATTTACTACTTTATAAAATTAAAATCTTTAGTTAGATTATTTTCTTTATCAAAAGAAATTTTTAGAATTCCATCAAATCCTGATATATCCGCACCACAAACATAATAATCCTCTTTTGTATTAAAATATTCATATTGTTTTTGATATCCTAAAAGATAACTTATTAAATTCCCAATTTGATAATGTGAAATGTATGGAAAATCTTGAAAATAATTACTTAAATTTTCTGGATTATTTATTCCATAAACAAAAAATGGAATTTGCCAAACAGAATCAAAATCTAATCTTCCATGCCCATTTCGATTTTTCTCCATACTTGTACTATGATCTGAAGTAAATATAAAATATGTTGGACGATTTGTTTTTTCACTAATTTTTTTAATTATATTTTCTATAACATAGTCTGTATAACGAACAGAATTTAAATAATTAATAAGATTTTGATTTAATGTTTTATCTTCAATATTATCTTTGTTATAAATTTCAAATTCTTTAGGATATGTATCATAAAATGGACTATGAGAAGCTCTTTGATGCAGTGCTATAAAACTAGGTTTTGAAAAATCAATATCATCTATTTTTGTGATTAAATACTCATCAAATGCTGGAGTTCCTGTATCTTTAGTTAAATTAGTACCATCAAAATAATCATCAATAAAATTAGTACATAAATAGCTTTTTAGCTGAGCTAATTGATCTTGTGCTTGTGCAGAGTAGAAATATGTTTGGAAACCATTTTCTTTTGCCATTTTAAACATACAAGTATTTTGAGATATAGCTTGAGGAACTCCATCTGGTTGTTTTATCATATTAAAAAAATTAGGAATTCCTACATCTGTTACTACTCCTGAAGATATAGCATCTTTATAAATAAAATTTTTATCATTTTTTAAACTTTCTAAATAGGGTGTAGATTTTATATGATAACCATATAAAGACATGAAATTTCTATTTGCACTTTCTCCCATTATTACAACTACATTTATGTCTGGATTATTTAAAATAATATTTGGAGTAGGAACAACAGGTTGTTCTAATCCACTGTAATTTGATAAAAATTTTTTAGGTAAAATAATTGCAAAAAGATGACTAATTGATAAATATGAATTTTTTATTTGATAATATTCTACTGATGGACGATGACC comes from the Aliarcobacter cibarius genome and includes:
- a CDS encoding glycosyltransferase family 4 protein, translating into MENKNILEVCLSPDLGGLELYMQNCSRELSKEFNVLCTISNKSKLKPFLDDLKVVEIKRKTGFSFFSSRNLASIIDENKIDLIHIHWTKDIPIVVFAKLLSKRKPKIVQTRHMTMTRFKNDFYHKFLYKNIDMIICVTKALGNQINKFIPENIRPEVKVLYLGAKNVKEFAEDELKVYKEKLNTENSFIVGFVGRINEAKGQYLLIEALKRLKIKNLDIKVYFVGHAMNEEYLNFLKQKVKSYNLEKEVNFLGFVNEPSKFMQICDVIVAASKNETFGLVVIEAMKNQTAVIASKSGGFLEIIDDGLNGLLFGNENVEDLCMKIEKLYHDKKLKDTLVLEAKRKVDLEFDSQKQFKKLIEVIKEV
- a CDS encoding phosphoethanolamine transferase, producing the protein MKNNFIKFTYNILLAFIITLLFVSFDQIFRLYNNILVFNLDFKSFLEQFFINLLIVSIVKSRAIFVVYIILATFVWFQLLHFSYFGTWIFPLEYMLFFTKFKEVFDTFKSVTNITIIPTIMFFILLISIYYLLKKYEEKRLKIRYLSYILIIAIFINPINLYLKDNTRKGHRPSVEYYQIKNSYLSISHLFAIILPKKFLSNYSGLEQPVVPTPNIILNNPDINVVVIMGESANRNFMSLYGYHIKSTPYLESLKNDKNFIYKDAISSGVVTDVGIPNFFNMIKQPDGVPQAISQNTCMFKMAKENGFQTYFYSAQAQDQLAQLKSYLCTNFIDDYFDGTNLTKDTGTPAFDEYLITKIDDIDFSKPSFIALHQRASHSPFYDTYPKEFEIYNKDNIEDKTLNQNLINYLNSVRYTDYVIENIIKKISEKTNRPTYFIFTSDHSTSMEKNRNGHGRLDFDSVWQIPFFVYGINNPENLSNYFQDFPYISHYQIGNLISYLLGYQKQYEYFNTKEDYYVCGADISGFDGILKISFDKENNLTKDFNFIK